A section of the Leptospira terpstrae serovar Hualin str. LT 11-33 = ATCC 700639 genome encodes:
- a CDS encoding PAS domain-containing sensor histidine kinase: protein MIHTILEQSVNAIVITDLEGILQYVNPSFVSLWGYNHSSEIVGKDAAEFLEDTIKAKQILSELKTGSRWEGELCAKRKNGSSFEIQVSAYSSKDKQGNTTYLLATFADQTKSKELERYAKEREIYFSQILDSITDLVFCKNQKLQVTYVNKACADFYGLSKQELIGIQDVSYNEEEFTKAYNAEDRKVFETGETSYVRREPNLGSRGITKILETVKNPILDGNGKIKEIVGVSRDITETLALEDRLRLVTEITSDYIYTAKIENGDIIAEWSSKDLATTSGYSIEEIGKLGGWFNVILKEDISIIALRMGQILKGETGVIEYRIRTKSGKIKWLRDYTKPIMDENGIVISVIGAAKDITMEKETELKFQISSQRYQAAMNSALEAIYFLETSKNKEGDIIDFIISDVNKKAEEQLGMKKEDLLGKGICQLFPVNLENGFFDDYKKVVETNIPMEQEFQIPGNYRAPGYYFHQVIPTNDGIVIQTRDISDRKRMEELLLRTNRLAKVGSFDYDLIEKQITLSQVATEILVQTSKQIKNVDLSFFGSKEFGPILKQKEIHCIQTKETFDLECLVKISSGNEFWIRIIATPKFSEETCVGFYGAIQNIHDEKLIQESLFDKETLLLTKNRELESLIQVTNKQNERLKEYTYITSHNLRAPIANLMSLTAMLKENPANTELLGLIESSSYQLDQIIRNLNELLNIEKDTKELPKSNILIKESIEAQILVLKNGADREIEFTNNLPEGMKLLGFQAYFDSIINNILTNAIKYSKPDEVCKISIAYEESKEFLKIAIVDNGLGIDLNRHGHKLFKMNFRLRQDIDGKGMGLFLAKHQIESMNGSIEVTSVLGNGSTFFLTFPKNLI from the coding sequence TTGATCCATACAATTCTGGAACAATCGGTCAATGCCATTGTGATTACCGATTTAGAAGGAATCCTACAATATGTAAATCCATCTTTTGTCTCTCTTTGGGGATACAATCATTCCAGTGAAATTGTTGGCAAAGATGCAGCCGAATTCCTCGAAGATACAATAAAAGCAAAGCAGATCCTTTCCGAACTAAAAACCGGTTCCCGTTGGGAGGGCGAATTATGTGCAAAAAGAAAAAATGGTTCTAGTTTTGAAATTCAAGTAAGTGCTTATAGTTCCAAAGATAAACAGGGAAACACCACTTACCTACTTGCAACTTTTGCGGACCAAACCAAATCCAAAGAACTGGAACGATATGCAAAAGAACGAGAAATTTACTTTTCACAAATTTTAGATTCCATCACTGATTTGGTTTTTTGTAAAAATCAAAAACTACAAGTCACTTACGTAAATAAAGCATGTGCGGATTTTTATGGCCTATCGAAACAGGAACTCATAGGAATCCAAGATGTATCCTACAACGAAGAAGAATTCACAAAAGCTTACAATGCAGAAGACCGAAAAGTTTTTGAAACAGGTGAAACAAGTTACGTGAGAAGAGAACCAAACCTTGGCTCTCGTGGGATTACAAAAATTTTAGAAACAGTTAAAAATCCAATCCTAGATGGTAATGGCAAAATCAAAGAAATTGTCGGTGTTTCTCGAGATATTACGGAAACTCTAGCTTTAGAAGACCGCCTTCGTTTGGTGACAGAAATCACTTCTGATTATATTTACACAGCAAAGATTGAAAATGGAGATATTATCGCAGAATGGAGTTCTAAAGATTTAGCCACTACCTCGGGTTATTCCATAGAAGAAATAGGAAAGTTAGGTGGCTGGTTTAACGTGATCCTAAAAGAGGATATCTCCATTATTGCTCTCCGGATGGGACAGATTTTGAAGGGAGAAACAGGTGTGATTGAATACCGCATCCGTACAAAATCCGGAAAAATCAAATGGTTACGCGATTATACGAAACCCATAATGGATGAAAATGGTATTGTTATTTCCGTCATTGGTGCCGCTAAAGACATTACGATGGAAAAGGAAACAGAATTAAAATTCCAAATCAGTAGCCAAAGATACCAAGCGGCAATGAATTCTGCCTTAGAAGCCATTTACTTTTTAGAAACCTCAAAAAACAAAGAAGGCGATATCATAGACTTTATCATTTCCGATGTGAACAAAAAAGCAGAGGAACAACTCGGAATGAAAAAAGAAGATTTGTTAGGTAAAGGGATCTGCCAACTTTTTCCAGTCAACCTTGAAAATGGTTTTTTCGATGACTACAAAAAAGTTGTAGAAACAAACATTCCCATGGAACAAGAATTCCAAATCCCGGGCAATTACAGAGCCCCTGGTTATTATTTCCACCAAGTCATACCAACTAACGATGGAATTGTGATACAAACGAGAGATATCTCTGACAGAAAAAGAATGGAAGAATTACTTCTTCGAACAAACCGACTAGCAAAGGTGGGAAGTTTTGATTACGATCTAATAGAAAAACAAATTACTCTTTCGCAAGTAGCCACAGAAATTCTTGTACAAACATCAAAACAAATCAAAAATGTGGACTTAAGTTTTTTTGGATCCAAAGAATTTGGCCCCATTCTAAAACAAAAAGAAATTCACTGCATCCAAACTAAAGAAACCTTTGATTTGGAATGTTTAGTAAAAATAAGTTCAGGCAATGAATTTTGGATTCGGATCATTGCCACACCGAAGTTTTCAGAAGAAACCTGTGTCGGATTCTACGGCGCCATCCAAAACATTCATGACGAAAAACTGATCCAAGAATCCTTATTTGACAAAGAGACTTTACTCCTCACAAAAAATCGAGAGTTAGAATCCTTGATCCAAGTAACAAACAAACAGAACGAAAGACTAAAAGAATATACTTACATTACTTCTCATAATCTACGAGCACCTATCGCCAACTTAATGAGCCTTACTGCCATGTTAAAAGAAAACCCAGCCAATACTGAACTTCTGGGTCTTATTGAGTCCTCGTCTTATCAACTGGACCAAATCATTCGTAACTTAAACGAATTATTGAATATTGAAAAAGATACAAAAGAACTTCCTAAATCAAATATTTTGATAAAAGAAAGTATCGAAGCTCAGATTCTAGTATTAAAAAATGGAGCAGATCGGGAAATAGAATTCACAAACAATTTACCAGAAGGTATGAAGCTTCTCGGTTTCCAGGCCTATTTCGATAGCATCATCAACAATATTCTCACCAATGCAATCAAATACTCGAAACCAGACGAGGTTTGCAAAATCTCAATTGCTTATGAAGAATCAAAAGAATTCTTGAAGATCGCCATAGTGGACAATGGACTTGGCATCGATTTGAATCGCCATGGTCACAAACTGTTCAAAATGAACTTCCGATTACGCCAGGACATCGATGGAAAAGGTATGGGATTATTCCTTGCAAAACACCAAATTGAATCCATGAACGGTTCAATTGAAGTCACAAGTGTTCTTGGGAATGGCTCCACTTTTTTCCTAACCTTTCCTAAAAACCTAATTTGA
- a CDS encoding patatin-like phospholipase family protein, protein MGKKRALVLSGGGARGAYQAGVLRYLEDIHWKPDIICGTSVGAINACAIGAGMNSSKLSELWLRLNQKNIMRYSIWNMLKGLFRRKYYPLVETYPLKKFIHENLDFTTLNESKTKVIISAVNILTSELKFFENPHLQIEHILASSAIPMVFPWQMIDGEPYWDGGVMANTPILPALTHEASEIVVVLLSPVGGTPMMEAPETKDEALERLFELYLLGSYRSVEQGLEYRKAVMKGLTSIENFFLGLRTQFNHANISVIAPKQMLGLGSILNFKKDQAEILLQQGYEDAKLSFTVKSRSN, encoded by the coding sequence ATGGGTAAAAAAAGAGCTCTTGTTTTATCGGGAGGTGGTGCCAGAGGTGCTTACCAAGCAGGTGTTTTGCGGTATTTAGAAGATATCCATTGGAAACCGGATATCATTTGTGGAACATCGGTAGGTGCGATTAATGCATGTGCCATTGGTGCAGGAATGAATTCGAGTAAATTATCCGAATTATGGCTTAGGCTCAATCAAAAAAATATCATGCGTTATTCTATTTGGAATATGTTAAAGGGACTTTTCCGAAGAAAATACTATCCGCTTGTGGAAACCTATCCATTAAAAAAATTCATTCATGAGAACTTAGATTTTACTACTCTCAATGAATCAAAAACTAAAGTTATCATATCTGCTGTGAACATTTTAACATCAGAGTTAAAGTTTTTCGAAAATCCCCATTTACAAATTGAACATATCTTAGCTTCCTCTGCGATTCCGATGGTGTTTCCATGGCAGATGATTGATGGAGAACCTTACTGGGATGGGGGAGTGATGGCAAACACTCCGATCCTTCCTGCCTTAACACATGAAGCTTCTGAAATTGTTGTAGTTCTTCTTTCACCTGTGGGGGGAACACCAATGATGGAAGCTCCGGAAACAAAAGACGAAGCCTTAGAACGATTGTTTGAATTGTATCTACTTGGTTCTTACAGAAGTGTAGAACAGGGTTTGGAATACAGAAAAGCAGTGATGAAAGGACTCACATCGATCGAAAATTTTTTCCTAGGTTTACGAACACAATTCAATCATGCCAATATTTCTGTCATCGCACCCAAGCAAATGTTAGGTTTAGGTAGTATATTGAATTTCAAAAAAGACCAGGCAGAAATACTTTTACAACAAGGGTATGAAGATGCCAAACTCTCCTTTACTGTCAAAAGCCGTTCAAATTAG
- a CDS encoding C40 family peptidase has protein sequence MAVFPLVAFSLFLLVANSLSAQNLDSLVESVYNKQESLLIRNEIRKRLGDRANDTSVKEIVKSLRVWAAIESMPAPEFAEEVERFVILSDYGFTWEETEELIPYFITTKPSKKDIPYLGKFFKEMAASKLPDDTVSEILRIAKLKQWSGASVFVSGRLVLLSRKKEENPGVTLKRLESVLPKQIQNLTEEKRIKFFNEWFASEKLKIEEKHWEMVKADTIALLAPAKLKEDFQKSERRTEIIWNEQGDWVTKERPKLDPNLIFLEEQNNLPPISSGEKDKRKLVDTVGRQWIGTPYLYGGYSKRGVDCSGLTKSILTDPKIGMNERMIPRSARDQAQIGKSVTREKQQIGNLVFFSASSNTNKITHVGMVLENGNFIHASTSRGVVIQSLNEKWWKERYVTGRDIFTGGN, from the coding sequence ATGGCTGTTTTTCCGTTAGTGGCTTTTTCTCTTTTCTTACTTGTTGCAAATTCCCTATCTGCACAAAACTTAGATTCGTTAGTTGAGTCTGTGTATAACAAACAAGAATCCCTTCTGATCCGAAATGAGATTCGTAAACGTTTGGGAGACCGGGCAAATGATACCTCTGTAAAAGAGATCGTAAAATCTTTACGTGTATGGGCGGCAATTGAATCTATGCCTGCTCCTGAATTTGCTGAAGAAGTAGAAAGGTTTGTGATCCTTTCCGATTATGGATTCACTTGGGAAGAAACAGAAGAATTAATTCCTTATTTTATCACAACCAAACCAAGTAAAAAAGACATTCCGTATTTAGGTAAGTTTTTTAAGGAAATGGCCGCTTCAAAACTTCCCGACGATACCGTTTCAGAAATCCTTCGTATTGCAAAATTAAAACAATGGAGTGGAGCTTCTGTTTTTGTTTCTGGTCGTTTGGTTCTTCTTTCTAGGAAAAAGGAAGAAAATCCTGGTGTTACTCTAAAACGATTGGAATCAGTATTGCCTAAACAGATTCAAAACTTAACAGAAGAAAAACGGATAAAATTTTTTAATGAATGGTTTGCCAGTGAAAAACTGAAGATAGAAGAAAAACATTGGGAAATGGTAAAGGCGGATACAATTGCATTGTTAGCACCTGCAAAGCTTAAGGAAGATTTTCAAAAATCAGAAAGACGAACAGAAATCATCTGGAATGAACAAGGGGATTGGGTCACGAAAGAAAGACCAAAGTTAGACCCTAACTTAATATTTTTAGAAGAACAAAATAATCTTCCACCCATAAGTAGTGGAGAAAAGGACAAACGTAAGTTAGTGGATACTGTCGGTCGCCAATGGATTGGAACTCCCTATCTTTATGGAGGTTATTCCAAACGCGGTGTGGATTGTTCTGGACTTACAAAATCGATTCTTACTGATCCAAAGATTGGAATGAATGAACGGATGATTCCAAGGTCTGCCAGAGACCAAGCTCAAATAGGAAAATCAGTCACGAGAGAAAAACAACAGATCGGCAATTTGGTATTTTTTTCAGCTTCTTCAAACACAAACAAAATCACACATGTAGGAATGGTTTTAGAGAATGGAAATTTTATTCATGCCTCAACAAGCCGTGGAGTTGTCATCCAGTCCTTAAATGAAAAGTGGTGGAAGGAAAGATACGTAACGGGTCGCGACATTTTTACAGGAGGAAACTAA
- a CDS encoding patatin-like phospholipase family protein, producing MKRIRISKHPALAQYLTLADLFKNLPHTVLREMKENTVREFLAGGEVLFEENSEGSDLYILAAGKLRYEKRAADGTVRDVGEFKRLDIIGELSLFTGEKRSATVKAIRDSELIRVPREVALSILLKYPDSLLQITKIIAERLAHAKTDSKGFVPVPKTFSILSSFPKETLDEIIHRIGLVLLRYGSFCVIDETIFLERTTELQSLDEVEREPWIIRFFSQLEAEYDFVFYLLDDNKSISTWTERALRQSDSLLFIKDANDAPDCIHLESLLIQKQLKNRTQVLVLLQPDPVAVVPGTIRHLQKRKFNRHFHVHFDRLDTWERLGRGLLGKSIGLALGGGGAKGFAHLGVLSALEENQIPIDMVSGTSAGSIFAALIAMGETSSGSKEKAKAFWVTKDLLNEYTVPVLSLTTGKKYTEAIRQFFGTIQIEDLWIPYYSISTDLSHSEIHVHDKGDLWKAIRASTSIPGIVPPLIDDGVVYVDGGVLDNVPGIALKERGVGKVISVDVFGDIYPDQDKELCAYFDKTNPGVMTNPLTQITNLINFNEILRPKFPPIGDIIIRSILASSRDRIRQTEKISDLFLQIPTNNFGLLDWFAYERLIELGYISSIDKIIRSREKFLNPTLQ from the coding sequence GTGAAACGTATTCGAATCTCCAAACATCCTGCATTGGCACAGTATCTGACTTTGGCAGACCTTTTCAAAAATTTACCTCATACTGTACTTCGCGAAATGAAGGAAAATACAGTCAGGGAATTTTTAGCGGGTGGTGAGGTTTTGTTTGAGGAAAACTCCGAAGGAAGTGATTTATACATACTTGCAGCAGGTAAACTTCGGTATGAAAAACGTGCAGCGGATGGGACTGTGCGTGATGTCGGAGAATTCAAACGACTTGATATCATAGGAGAGCTTAGTTTATTCACAGGAGAAAAACGTTCGGCAACTGTAAAAGCCATTCGAGATTCAGAACTCATTCGAGTTCCAAGAGAGGTAGCTCTCTCCATACTTTTAAAATACCCCGATAGTCTTTTACAAATCACAAAAATCATAGCGGAACGTTTGGCCCATGCCAAAACGGATAGCAAAGGATTTGTTCCAGTTCCTAAAACATTTTCTATTCTCAGTTCATTTCCCAAAGAAACTTTAGATGAAATCATTCACCGAATTGGCCTTGTACTCCTTCGGTATGGATCATTTTGTGTTATAGATGAAACGATTTTTTTAGAAAGAACAACTGAATTGCAATCGTTAGATGAAGTGGAAAGGGAACCTTGGATCATCCGTTTTTTTTCACAGTTAGAAGCTGAGTATGATTTTGTATTTTATCTTTTAGATGATAACAAATCTATTTCAACTTGGACAGAGCGTGCTTTGCGCCAATCCGATTCACTTCTGTTTATTAAAGATGCAAACGATGCACCAGATTGTATCCACCTAGAATCCCTTTTGATTCAAAAACAATTGAAGAATCGAACGCAAGTTTTGGTCCTTCTTCAACCAGACCCAGTGGCTGTGGTTCCCGGAACCATTCGGCATTTGCAAAAAAGAAAATTCAATCGTCATTTCCATGTGCATTTTGATCGGCTTGATACTTGGGAAAGACTTGGACGTGGTTTACTCGGTAAATCAATCGGACTTGCACTCGGAGGAGGAGGTGCCAAAGGTTTTGCACATTTAGGAGTTCTTTCTGCTTTAGAAGAAAATCAAATTCCCATTGATATGGTTTCTGGAACCAGTGCGGGCTCTATTTTTGCTGCACTCATTGCTATGGGAGAAACTAGTAGTGGAAGTAAAGAAAAAGCAAAAGCCTTTTGGGTCACAAAAGACCTGTTAAATGAATATACGGTTCCCGTTCTTTCCTTAACAACGGGAAAAAAGTATACAGAAGCTATTCGTCAGTTTTTTGGTACTATTCAAATAGAAGATTTATGGATTCCCTATTACTCTATTTCGACGGACTTATCCCATTCTGAAATTCATGTCCATGATAAAGGGGATTTGTGGAAGGCCATTCGTGCCAGTACTTCCATTCCAGGAATTGTTCCCCCCTTAATTGATGATGGAGTTGTCTATGTTGACGGAGGGGTATTGGACAATGTTCCTGGAATTGCTTTAAAAGAACGAGGAGTAGGAAAGGTGATTTCTGTAGATGTCTTTGGAGATATTTATCCTGACCAAGATAAAGAACTTTGTGCCTATTTTGATAAAACAAATCCCGGGGTAATGACAAATCCTTTGACACAAATTACAAACTTAATTAATTTCAATGAAATCCTTCGGCCTAAGTTTCCACCTATTGGAGATATCATCATCAGGTCCATCCTTGCCTCAAGTAGGGATAGGATACGCCAAACAGAAAAAATTTCTGATTTGTTTTTACAAATTCCCACCAATAACTTCGGTCTACTGGATTGGTTTGCTTATGAACGATTGATTGAATTAGGTTATATTTCTTCCATTGATAAAATCATTCGGAGTCGAGAGAAATTTCTAAATCCTACTTTACAATAA
- the ruvA gene encoding Holliday junction branch migration protein RuvA, with protein MIASLRGKLIQLEMDHLVLDVAGVGYEVHIPFPLHLECKEKMKEEIFLHIFHSITDRGERLFGFSTRKDRELFQLIKSLHGIGELTALKILSFFQADDLYKIAKEDDRKTLEKIPKVKGKTSEKILFEIKQNLKKLEMFLNDESTKTDSEDRETDLATLALIQLGFDEKTATKQVADAKKLNPGYTASEIVKQVITGTR; from the coding sequence ATGATTGCAAGTTTACGCGGAAAATTAATTCAACTAGAAATGGACCATCTTGTCCTAGATGTAGCCGGTGTTGGTTATGAAGTTCACATCCCTTTTCCCTTACATTTAGAATGTAAAGAGAAAATGAAAGAAGAGATCTTTTTACATATATTTCACTCCATCACAGACAGGGGGGAAAGGCTTTTTGGATTTTCCACAAGAAAGGATAGAGAACTTTTCCAACTCATCAAATCACTCCATGGGATTGGTGAGTTAACGGCACTTAAAATCTTATCCTTTTTCCAAGCAGATGATTTGTACAAAATTGCGAAAGAAGATGACCGCAAGACTTTGGAAAAAATTCCCAAGGTCAAAGGCAAAACTTCAGAAAAAATTCTTTTTGAAATCAAACAAAACTTAAAAAAACTAGAAATGTTTCTAAATGATGAATCTACAAAAACAGATTCAGAAGATAGAGAAACAGACTTGGCCACTCTTGCCCTCATCCAACTTGGTTTTGATGAAAAAACAGCCACAAAACAAGTAGCAGACGCCAAGAAACTGAACCCCGGTTATACGGCTTCAGAAATAGTAAAACAAGTCATTACAGGAACCAGGTAG
- a CDS encoding restriction endonuclease, protein MAFFIFVGAAVIMLGFLLTFIVGQRRDSYAKALSLATLGNFLDARALVREKLEEDHQNPYGHYVMAKIYAMENDPLNEAKHLEIIKKNNRYTKEIDSVTVSNRIADIYYNKDFFEEAFFHYLDTLQADRSNPIACLRLGFMALGQKEFKIAEHFFSRIPEEKINLSSYFIARGVISGVTGGGKERDYFEKAYKLEKSPVSGFLYALSLSRENKHKEAVKTAVAISEQIEDEFVRFTLFQFLMTEAILMQNFPEALKYGRLCLEMARLNAWQSEIIECSIHFAMITVYMGRLDDASEYLIEAEAERLDDPDVVALANLKYRLERGTGTVDSLTHEYDLTRELNLLSVNLFPNSRYFELSGMRSSKPFNIKGMVDDSGKKLTSKLDMLGLDKFEKFISLPGTNFKNQATRMVMSMGYRVTKEMSNPEADGVNLLASSKEDVNKRALFRVRKWKDAKVSDVFLREMTNQMEELGATKGFVIGNFDVTEAGKKIIAASNGALEMYSGDLFEDLLNKTM, encoded by the coding sequence TTGGCATTTTTTATCTTTGTGGGAGCAGCAGTGATTATGCTCGGGTTTCTCTTGACCTTCATTGTCGGGCAGAGAAGAGATAGTTATGCCAAGGCCTTAAGTCTTGCCACTCTTGGGAATTTTTTGGACGCAAGGGCCCTTGTACGGGAAAAACTCGAAGAAGACCACCAAAACCCTTATGGCCACTATGTCATGGCAAAGATCTATGCCATGGAGAATGATCCCTTAAACGAGGCAAAACACCTCGAAATCATCAAAAAGAACAATCGGTATACAAAGGAAATCGATTCCGTAACTGTTTCCAACCGTATTGCTGATATTTATTATAACAAAGATTTTTTTGAAGAAGCCTTCTTTCACTATTTGGACACCCTCCAGGCGGACCGTTCCAACCCCATAGCCTGCCTTCGATTGGGATTTATGGCACTGGGACAAAAAGAGTTCAAAATCGCTGAACATTTTTTCTCTCGGATTCCAGAAGAAAAAATCAATCTTTCTTCATACTTCATTGCTCGGGGAGTGATTTCTGGTGTCACCGGTGGTGGAAAGGAAAGGGATTATTTTGAAAAGGCATACAAATTAGAGAAGTCTCCAGTCTCAGGTTTTTTATATGCCCTTTCTCTTTCTCGCGAAAACAAACATAAAGAAGCAGTGAAAACTGCAGTGGCTATAAGCGAACAGATCGAAGATGAATTTGTCCGTTTCACTCTCTTTCAGTTTTTAATGACTGAAGCCATTCTTATGCAAAACTTTCCTGAAGCTTTGAAGTATGGAAGACTTTGTTTGGAAATGGCAAGGCTCAATGCATGGCAAAGTGAAATCATTGAATGTAGTATTCATTTTGCCATGATTACTGTGTATATGGGTCGATTGGATGATGCTTCCGAATATTTAATTGAAGCGGAAGCGGAAAGATTAGATGATCCAGATGTGGTGGCCCTCGCCAATTTAAAATACAGATTGGAACGAGGTACTGGAACTGTAGATTCTTTAACTCATGAGTATGATCTCACTCGTGAACTTAATTTACTATCTGTCAATTTATTTCCAAATTCTAGATACTTCGAACTAAGTGGAATGCGTTCTTCTAAACCTTTCAATATCAAAGGTATGGTAGACGATAGTGGTAAAAAACTAACATCAAAATTAGATATGTTAGGTTTGGATAAATTTGAAAAATTCATCAGCTTGCCTGGCACCAATTTTAAGAACCAAGCCACTCGAATGGTGATGAGCATGGGTTACCGTGTTACCAAAGAAATGTCCAATCCTGAGGCAGATGGAGTGAATTTACTCGCATCCTCTAAAGAAGATGTCAACAAAAGAGCACTCTTCCGAGTTCGTAAATGGAAAGATGCTAAGGTATCAGATGTATTTCTTCGTGAGATGACAAACCAAATGGAAGAGTTAGGTGCCACGAAAGGATTTGTCATTGGAAACTTTGATGTGACGGAAGCAGGAAAAAAAATCATCGCTGCCAGTAATGGAGCTCTCGAGATGTACAGCGGAGATTTGTTTGAGGACTTACTCAACAAAACAATGTGA
- a CDS encoding ABC transporter ATP-binding protein translates to MLLRVHNLTKRFGKDEAVSSVSFDVNQGDYVAIIGPSGSGKTTLLSMLTGMLSPTEGDILYDQTKLSQISKQELAEIRARDLGLVFQFSELVGNLTIKENILLPALFTRKFSNDDYIRKCDYLIEHLKLGDIQNSLPRTLSGGQIQKAAIARSLINDPAILFADEPSGDLDPENSYLVQLLLNEYNKRNHSIILVTHDMKLAFDAQTVYEMKNGKFDQVIKGE, encoded by the coding sequence ATGTTACTCCGTGTCCACAACCTAACCAAACGATTTGGTAAAGACGAAGCCGTAAGTTCTGTAAGTTTCGATGTAAACCAAGGGGACTATGTTGCTATCATTGGTCCTTCGGGATCGGGTAAAACAACTTTGCTTTCTATGCTCACCGGAATGCTCTCCCCCACAGAAGGAGATATTCTCTATGACCAAACCAAACTCTCACAAATTTCCAAACAGGAACTAGCTGAAATTCGAGCCCGTGACCTTGGCCTTGTTTTTCAATTTTCCGAACTTGTAGGAAACCTGACCATAAAAGAAAACATACTTTTGCCAGCACTTTTCACACGCAAATTTTCCAACGATGACTACATTCGTAAATGTGATTACTTGATCGAACATTTAAAGTTAGGTGATATTCAAAATTCACTGCCTAGAACTTTATCCGGGGGACAAATCCAAAAAGCAGCCATTGCAAGATCTCTCATCAATGACCCAGCCATCCTTTTTGCGGACGAACCGTCCGGTGACTTAGATCCTGAGAATAGTTATCTGGTCCAACTGCTTTTAAATGAATACAACAAACGAAACCACTCCATCATCCTTGTCACACATGATATGAAACTTGCGTTCGATGCCCAAACCGTTTACGAAATGAAGAACGGAAAATTTGACCAAGTCATCAAGGGAGAATGA
- a CDS encoding ROK family protein: MRNAIGVDIGGGSIRASLFAESGKELDSTLSPTPEHLDNESFLKILKETICPLTKDAMGIGVGSPGPLDNERGIMIASANMQGLKNLPIKDELKKEFSLPVWYENDANCAALGEAYFGFYKDTKSQLIITLGTGVGGGFVDRGILYSGYLGNGIEIGHTTSVIGGALCGCGVHGCVESYFSTRGFLGRYAEKANKDLDNAETFFQLVKEKDPIATEILSFGTLALAHAIRNAVHLLNPEVVVFVGGITKSYDLFGKNLESEIRSTIFPVLNDMLKIGVGGSLSGALGAASLVFSKEKL; the protein is encoded by the coding sequence TTGCGAAATGCCATCGGAGTGGATATCGGTGGAGGGAGTATCCGTGCGAGCCTCTTTGCCGAAAGTGGTAAAGAACTTGACTCAACTCTTTCCCCCACTCCTGAACATTTAGACAATGAAAGTTTTTTAAAGATTCTGAAAGAGACCATTTGCCCCCTCACAAAAGATGCCATGGGGATTGGAGTAGGTTCCCCAGGTCCTTTAGACAATGAACGAGGGATAATGATTGCCAGTGCCAATATGCAAGGGCTAAAAAACCTACCCATCAAAGATGAATTAAAAAAAGAATTTTCCCTACCCGTTTGGTATGAAAATGATGCCAACTGCGCTGCCTTAGGGGAAGCTTATTTTGGATTTTATAAAGACACAAAGTCTCAACTCATCATCACCTTAGGAACAGGAGTTGGTGGTGGTTTTGTAGACCGAGGAATTTTGTATTCCGGATACCTTGGCAATGGAATTGAAATTGGACACACTACTTCAGTCATTGGGGGAGCCTTGTGCGGGTGTGGAGTACATGGTTGTGTGGAAAGTTATTTTTCGACTCGGGGTTTTCTTGGTCGATATGCAGAAAAGGCAAACAAAGATTTAGACAACGCCGAAACTTTCTTTCAATTAGTAAAAGAAAAGGATCCAATCGCTACTGAAATTTTAAGTTTCGGAACCCTGGCTCTTGCCCATGCCATAAGAAATGCAGTTCATCTCTTAAACCCAGAAGTTGTTGTCTTTGTTGGGGGAATCACAAAATCCTATGACTTATTTGGCAAAAACTTAGAATCAGAAATCAGATCTACCATCTTCCCTGTGTTAAATGATATGTTAAAAATTGGTGTTGGTGGAAGTTTATCTGGAGCCTTAGGTGCTGCCTCACTTGTATTTTCTAAGGAGAAACTATAG
- a CDS encoding histidine triad nucleotide-binding protein, whose product MENCLFCKIASGEIQSKKEYESENILVFHDITPQAPFHVLIIPKVHISSMNQIGDLDPEILKEIFHIIPKLAEQNGISEKGYRLVNNCGNFGGQTVNHIHFHLLGGRHMKWPPG is encoded by the coding sequence ATGGAAAATTGTCTTTTCTGCAAAATTGCGAGTGGAGAAATCCAAAGCAAAAAAGAATATGAATCTGAAAACATATTAGTATTTCATGATATCACACCCCAAGCACCCTTTCATGTTCTTATCATTCCCAAAGTCCATATTTCGAGTATGAACCAAATTGGAGATTTAGATCCAGAAATCCTCAAGGAAATTTTCCATATCATTCCCAAATTGGCGGAACAAAATGGAATTTCTGAAAAAGGATATAGGTTAGTCAATAACTGTGGGAATTTTGGCGGACAAACAGTAAACCACATCCACTTTCACCTGCTAGGTGGTCGCCATATGAAGTGGCCACCGGGTTAA